TTCCACCTCAAGTACCGGAGCTAGTGAATATGTCGACCACTGAGTTGTCGCGACTGGCAACGGAAACGGGGTCATCGTCGGACGGATCACGCCCTCGAATCTGCATATTAACTCAATACTTTCCTCCTGAGATGGGCGCACCGCAAGCTCGTTTATCGGAGCTTGGCGAACGGCTGATTGATTTGGGTTGGGACGTCGAAGCGTTGACGGCGCTCCCCAATTACCCGACCGGGAAAGTGTTTGAAGGATTCGACCCTCGGCAGCCGCATGTGCATCAGGTCGGCCGGATTCGCACGGTTCGCGTTCCGCTGTACACCGCCAAACAAGGTTTTAGCAAACGCATTCGCTGTTATTTCTCGTTCGTTCGCGGTGCCAAGCGTTTTGGTCCCAAACTTTGCCAACGTCCCGACCTGTTGTTCGTCGAGTCACCACCGCTTTTCATCAGTTATGCTGCAAAATATTTGGCAAAACGATGGAAGTGTCCCTTTGTATTTAACGTCAGCGATTTGTGGCCTGAATCAGCGATTCGCATGGGAGTAGTCAAACCCGGTTTAGCCACCAAGATGGCCGAACGTTTGGAACTATCCACCTATCGTCGCGCCACTGCCATCACGGGACAATCCGATGAAATCATCGCCTCGGTGCGAGTGCGATGTCCAGAGGTACGAACGCAGGTCATTACCAATGGCGTCGACCCGAGTCGCTTTGGTCCTGAGCACGCCGACGATGACGCACGGCAATTGCTAGGGCCCGAACCAGGGCCCATCTTTATTTTCGCGGGGCTGCTTGGCTTGGCCCAAGGGTTGAATCAAATCCTCGATCTCGCCAAGTCACTCGATGCCTCCACACCAGGGCGTTTCGTCTTAGTCGGAGACGGGCCTGCGCGTGAGGACTTAGAGAAACGGATTGAGCGTGAATCAATCGACCGCGTCAAGATCGTTCCGGCGCAGCCACGCGAACGGATTCCCGCGCTACTCGCTTCAGCCGATGTCGCCATCATCAGTTTGGGAATGACCATTCCCGGCGCCGTTCCCAGCAAGATCTACGAGGCGATGGCATCGTCACTGCCGATCTTGTTGATCGCCGACGGCGAACCGGCCAAACGAATAAAAAATGCAAATTGTGGAATCGCAGTCTCGCCCAGCGACACTCAGAACCTATTACCAACGTTCAAGAAGCTCGCTTGTGACGCGGAGTTGAGACGGCAATATGGCGAGCAAGGACGGGCCGCAGCAGAGACGACCTACAATCGAGACCACATTGCAGCGATGCTTGATCGAGTTCTCAGAGACGTGTTACCGGCATCACGTGATGCCTAAATGCATGTGGCAACTCTCATGACGGAGAATCAGGGCCGATGAAGGGGATCATTCTAGCCGGTGGAAGTGGCACGCGATTGGCACCGTTGACAACCGCGATTAGCAAGCAGTTGTTGCCGGTTTACGATAAACCGATGATCTATTACCCGCTAAGCACATTGATGTTGGCAGGTATTCGCGAGATCTTGGTCATTTCGACGCCGCAACACACCCCTCTTTTTCAATCCCTTCTCGACGACGGTAGCCAGTGGGGATTGCAGCTGCAATACAAAGTCCAGCCGAAACCGGGCGGATTGGCTCAAGCGTTTACGCTTGGCGAAGAATTTATCGACGGACACACCAGCTGTCTGACGCTGGGAGACAATCTTTTCTACGGCCAAGGAATGATCAATCTGCTCCGACGCAGCGCCTCGATCCAACATGGGGCTCGCGTCTTTGCATACGAGGTTCGCAATCCGACGGCGTACGGAGTCGTTTCCTTTGATGATGAAGGACACGCGATATCGCTGGAGGAAAAGCCCGAACATCCCAAGTCGAATTTTGCCGTTCCTGGACTCTATTTCTATGATCACCGCGTGTGTGAATTTGCAAGGACACTAAAACCATCAGCACGAGGCGAGGTTGAAATTACCGATTTAAATCGGATCTATTTGGATGAGGGATCGCTAGGAGTCGAAATGTTCGGCCGCGGAACGGCTTGGCTGGACACCGGCACCAACGAATCGCTGCTGGACGCAAGCAGTTTTGTCGGAGCTATCGAAAAGCGAACCGGGTTAAAGGTTTCCTGTCCCGAGGAGATCGCCTACCGGCAGAACTGGATCAGCAAAGATGAATTGGCTGGTCTTGCAGAACAATACAGCAATTCAGACTACGGATACTATTTGAATCGACTGCTCCAACAACCCATCAGGCACATTCAATGAGGGAACAGCAACCGCACACGCCGCTGCGTGTCGTGGTATTGGGCGCAGCAGGATTCCTGGGTTCCTCGATGACACGTTTTCTCGCGGCACAAGGTCATGATGTGGTTGCCTATTGGCGACAGCCCCGTCCCGAAATAGCGCAACTGCCGGGCGTCGCCTCCGTTCTGGGCGACATCCGTGATACCTGGATCCTTAGTGATGCAATCAAAGGCGCCGACATCATTTATCATTTTGCTTCGGCCACCTATCCAAGCCGTTTCTTTTCGGAGCCAGCAGCCGAATACACGGAAGCACTCAGCCCATTGCTGGTGTTGATGGAAACCGCCGCTTATCACGGTGTTCGAAAAATCGTTTTTCCGTCTTCCGGTGGAACCGTTTATGCGGACACCGATCAACCACGACACGAAGATTCAGCAACCGATCCTCGTTCGCCTTACGCCATTTTCAAATTGGCTGCCGAACAACTACTGCGTCACGCAACTCGCCGAGGGTTATTCGCCACTGACATCTTCCGGATTGGAAACCCCTATGGACCGGGACAACGCACACGCCCAGGACAAGGCGTATTGCCACATTGGATCGAAGCTCTCCACCATGGAACTCCAATCCGGGTCTATGGTGATGGCTCCGCAAGCCGAGACTACATTTATATCGAGGACGTATGCCGATTGATGGCGATCTCATGCGATCGGTTGGATGAGTCGAACGTTTTTAATCTGGGCACGGGAGTCGCAACTTCACTGGAGGAACTCGTTGGCACCATACGGCGACTGCTCGACAAAGAGATCGAAGTCGTTCATTTGCCCCATCGCAGCAGTGATATCACGTCAATTTCATTAGACCCGCAGCGGTTGCTCACCTTGGTGCCAAACTATCAATTCATCCCAATGGAAGAAGGCATTCGGCGAACCCTTCAACATCATCGACTATTATCAGTCTAAAATGAGACACTCAATATTCAACGATATCATGCATCGTTACAAAGGAATCATCGGTCGTGATTGATACGCTATGCGATAATGAACCGAAGCTCAAAAACTCGCAACCTCTGTTGGCCAAGCGACTGCTGATTGTCTACGAAAATTATCCGCTCGAAACGAACACCGCCCGTGCGGTACCGAGACTTCTGGCGCAATTGGCAGCACATTTTGCAAGCACTGACGAAGCCACCGAAGTGATCGCCATTGGTCCGGGAAAGACCCACATCGAAGGCGTGCGATCGGTTTCTGCGACGCTTGGGCTTGCCGGACGCGTCCGCTGTCGCGTTCATGGCAGTCGCGTAGGACGCTCGCTTGGCGTTCGTCAAACAGTGGAGTCAACAATTCCCTTTCAACGCGCCCGCGAGGCTTTGAAGCAGTTTGCGCAAACTGCCGATGAACAGACAATCGTTATCGCCTCAACAATGGCGGTCGCTGTATTGGCCAAACAAGTCTTGCCACGCGCCCGTGTCGTATATTGGATTCAGAGTTTGCCACGTCTAGGGCAAGAAGCGTTGGCAGCACGTGCTGTAGCGGGAGCCGACGTGGTGGTCGCCCCTACTCACGCTATCTATACGGATCTATTTTCTCTGATTTGCCGAGATCGATTTTCGTCACCCGTATGGCAAATCCCAAATTGGGCTGACGGATCTCATTTCAAAAAATTATCTGCCGAGCAGGTTGCTGAAACCCGTCAACGCGTTGGGCTTGCCGAGGATGATTTTGCCGTCATGCACGTTGGGCGGGCGCCCGAAAAAGGACTGCAGATAGCCAAAACCGCACTGGCGATCGGAAATTTCCAAAAGAATACGGTGCTGGTCACGATTGGTGGTGCAACGAAGGAACGAGGTCGCTTGAGTGAGCACGCCGAATTCCTTCAATTGGGCTGGGTTTCGCTCGAGGAATTGAACGCGATTTATCAAACATGTCAACTCGGACTTGTTCCCAGCGTGTGGTGGGAGAATTGTCCGCTGGCTTTGATCGAAATGATGTCCTTGGGAATTTGCCCGATTGGATCGCGTGTCGGCGGCATCCCCGAGATGATTCGTCATGGTGAAAGCGGATTCATTGTGGATGCTCCCAATGATGTGGCTGCATGGGCATCAGCGATCCAAACGCTGGCTGCCGATGACGCACTTCGCAACCGACTTGGGCACCAAGCATCCATCTCGGTACAGCAACAATTCGATCGCCAGAGAATCTTGTCACAATGGCGTCAAGTGCTCAATACAGTCATCGCAACCGCCTAAGAAACCGTAATTGACTAGTGATCGAATTTTCTAATCAGGACTTCGGAACAGGTTTGTTGACACCCTAGAAGGATAAATCAAGATGGCAACTCTTACTCAACTTGCGAATCAGTTTAACTCCGACAAGGGCGACCAAGTTCGATGTTGCCACCGCTACACAACTCTTTATGAAACAATTTTCGAACCTTACCGTGATCGTCCCATTTCGATCCTCGAGATTGGGCTCCAGCGAGAAACCACGCAACATCAACTTGATTGCCCCTCGCTGAGAATGTGGCTTGAGTTTTTTCCGCAAGCCAAGATTGCTGGCTTTGATCTGACCGATTTCAGCGAGGTCGACATTCCGCGAGCCAAGACGTACCAGGGGGACCAGAGCGATGCCAATCGTCTTCGAGAAGTCGCCGAAGACGCCGGTCCATTCGACATCATCATTGATGATGGCAGCCATGCGTCGGCCCATCAACAAATTACCCTCGGCACGCTTTGGCCCTACCTGAATCCCGGTGGGCTGTTTGTGATCGAAGATGCCCATTGGCAACCCCAACGCGACGTCGAGCGACGAGAGGGTACCGAAACCATGCTGTCGATCTTCAAACGGTTTTCCATTTATGGCGAACCCATCGAATCACCGTATCTCAGCGACGAACGCTGTCACGAACTAGAACAAGACATTGTGCGATGCACTTTTTCGCATCCGTTTGTCGATGAAAGGACAAAGCCGCAAAAAAGATCGATGATCCGAGAGGTCGCTCGGCGTGTATTGAAGGGAAAAAAACGCTACTCGGACCAGCGTCTTTTCAAACTGATCGTCCTGGAAAAAAGAGGAACGGCAGATCAAAGCCGCGGACTCGAGACCACGGCGGTCCAAATGACGTGTGATTCGGTTTAGTTTTCCCCCAAGCTCGTTCTCCCCGTCTTGATCCTTTCCGAATTCAAAGCATTCCCCAAGCAAAGTCTGATAGTAGTTTGACCCAATCCAAAACCCAAAGCCAGGAACCCCAGAGCCCAGACATCGTCGCCTGTGTGGTCGGGGCACGCCCCAATTTTGTCAAAATGGGGCCGATCCTTCGTGGCATCGCAGCCAGTGCGCCCGCCGTGCAAACTCGCTTGGTCCACACCGGGCAACATTACGATGATGCCATGAGCGATTCATTCTTTCGGCAACTCGGCTTGCCCCAACCCGACGTTCACTTGTCGGTCGGTTCAGGACGTCAAGGCGAGCAGACCGCAAAGATTCTGGACAGCTATGAGCGTTGGTTGCTCGAA
This genomic stretch from Novipirellula caenicola harbors:
- a CDS encoding glycosyltransferase family 4 protein, with translation MSTTELSRLATETGSSSDGSRPRICILTQYFPPEMGAPQARLSELGERLIDLGWDVEALTALPNYPTGKVFEGFDPRQPHVHQVGRIRTVRVPLYTAKQGFSKRIRCYFSFVRGAKRFGPKLCQRPDLLFVESPPLFISYAAKYLAKRWKCPFVFNVSDLWPESAIRMGVVKPGLATKMAERLELSTYRRATAITGQSDEIIASVRVRCPEVRTQVITNGVDPSRFGPEHADDDARQLLGPEPGPIFIFAGLLGLAQGLNQILDLAKSLDASTPGRFVLVGDGPAREDLEKRIERESIDRVKIVPAQPRERIPALLASADVAIISLGMTIPGAVPSKIYEAMASSLPILLIADGEPAKRIKNANCGIAVSPSDTQNLLPTFKKLACDAELRRQYGEQGRAAAETTYNRDHIAAMLDRVLRDVLPASRDA
- the rfbA gene encoding glucose-1-phosphate thymidylyltransferase RfbA, translated to MKGIILAGGSGTRLAPLTTAISKQLLPVYDKPMIYYPLSTLMLAGIREILVISTPQHTPLFQSLLDDGSQWGLQLQYKVQPKPGGLAQAFTLGEEFIDGHTSCLTLGDNLFYGQGMINLLRRSASIQHGARVFAYEVRNPTAYGVVSFDDEGHAISLEEKPEHPKSNFAVPGLYFYDHRVCEFARTLKPSARGEVEITDLNRIYLDEGSLGVEMFGRGTAWLDTGTNESLLDASSFVGAIEKRTGLKVSCPEEIAYRQNWISKDELAGLAEQYSNSDYGYYLNRLLQQPIRHIQ
- a CDS encoding NAD-dependent epimerase/dehydratase family protein, with amino-acid sequence MREQQPHTPLRVVVLGAAGFLGSSMTRFLAAQGHDVVAYWRQPRPEIAQLPGVASVLGDIRDTWILSDAIKGADIIYHFASATYPSRFFSEPAAEYTEALSPLLVLMETAAYHGVRKIVFPSSGGTVYADTDQPRHEDSATDPRSPYAIFKLAAEQLLRHATRRGLFATDIFRIGNPYGPGQRTRPGQGVLPHWIEALHHGTPIRVYGDGSASRDYIYIEDVCRLMAISCDRLDESNVFNLGTGVATSLEELVGTIRRLLDKEIEVVHLPHRSSDITSISLDPQRLLTLVPNYQFIPMEEGIRRTLQHHRLLSV
- a CDS encoding glycosyltransferase family 4 protein, which codes for MIDTLCDNEPKLKNSQPLLAKRLLIVYENYPLETNTARAVPRLLAQLAAHFASTDEATEVIAIGPGKTHIEGVRSVSATLGLAGRVRCRVHGSRVGRSLGVRQTVESTIPFQRAREALKQFAQTADEQTIVIASTMAVAVLAKQVLPRARVVYWIQSLPRLGQEALAARAVAGADVVVAPTHAIYTDLFSLICRDRFSSPVWQIPNWADGSHFKKLSAEQVAETRQRVGLAEDDFAVMHVGRAPEKGLQIAKTALAIGNFQKNTVLVTIGGATKERGRLSEHAEFLQLGWVSLEELNAIYQTCQLGLVPSVWWENCPLALIEMMSLGICPIGSRVGGIPEMIRHGESGFIVDAPNDVAAWASAIQTLAADDALRNRLGHQASISVQQQFDRQRILSQWRQVLNTVIATA